In Actinoplanes octamycinicus, the genomic window GGTGCCGATCACCCGGGTCGCGCCGAGCGCCCGGGCCAGCTGGACGGCGAGGTGACCGACGCCGCCGGCGGCCGCGTGCACCAGGACGACGTCGCCCGGGCCGGTGTCGACGGCCAGCAGCATCTGCAGCGCGGTCAGCCCGGCCAGCGGCAGACCGCCGGCCTGCGCGAAGCTGAGCGAGGCGGGCTTGCGGGCCACCGCGCCCTCGGCGACGGAGACCAGTTCGGCGTACGTGCCGTGCTGCACCGTGTCCTTGCGGGCGTACGCCATCACCTCGTCGCCGGCCGCGAACCCGGTGACCGCCGGCCCGACCGCGTCCACGACCCCGGCGACGTCCCAGCCCGGGATCAGCGGCGTGTGATGCGGGATGGCGCCCCGCAGATGACCCTGCCGGATCTTGTAGTCGACCGGGTTGAGCCCGGCGCCGCGCACCCGGATCCGGACCACGTCCGGCCCGACCGGCGGATCCGGCAGCTCCCGCAGCCGCAGCACGTCGGCGTCACCGTAGTCGTCCAGCGCGATAGCTCTCATGCCGCCCGGTTTGCCCACTCCGGCCGCCGATAATCACCGCGCCGGACCCGGCCCGGTTCCCCCCAGCCGCCGCGCGTCGACGCCGGCGCCGGAACAGGTCATCGCCGCCTCTGTTGAGCGCCGGACAGATTTCTTCTGGCATCGTGTCGGAACCGGGGTGAGTCGTTCGTAGCACAGGCGAGAGGTGGCCGACCGGGCCGCCGGAACAGGGGAGTGACCCGATGGCGCGGTACCTGGTTTCGTTCAACGACGGCGCGATGGACCACATCACCGCCGACGAGATGCCCGACGTGGCCAAGGCGTCGCACGAGGTGGTCCAGGAGGCGATGGACGCCGGCGTGTGGGTGTTCGGCGCCGGCCTGGAACGCCAGCGGGCCACCATCGTGGCCACCGACGGGATCGTCACCGACGGCCCGTACCCGGAGACCAAGGAGGTCATCGGCGGGTTCGCGGTGATCGAGGCGGACACGCGCGCGGAGGCGGAGGTGTGGGCCGGCAAGATCGCCGCCTCGTGCCGCTGCTCGCAGGAGGTCCGCGAGATCCTGCCCGACCCGATGCAGGACGAGATGTTCCGCAGGGCCGGCCGCAACTGGTGACCTGACGCCGGACCGGGACCGGTGCGCTCGCGCCGGGTCCCGGTCAC contains:
- a CDS encoding NADP-dependent oxidoreductase; this encodes MRAIALDDYGDADVLRLRELPDPPVGPDVVRIRVRGAGLNPVDYKIRQGHLRGAIPHHTPLIPGWDVAGVVDAVGPAVTGFAAGDEVMAYARKDTVQHGTYAELVSVAEGAVARKPASLSFAQAGGLPLAGLTALQMLLAVDTGPGDVVLVHAAAGGVGHLAVQLARALGATRVIGTASKGNHDFLYGLGCEPIEYGDDLPERLAALVGGDGRVDAALDFVGGDALTQSPRLVRSPARHASVVDPHVKEQGGRYVFVRPDGDQLSSLADLADAGRLRVEVAREFPLDEAAPAQRLLEEGHVRGKLVLTLT
- a CDS encoding YciI family protein, with the translated sequence MARYLVSFNDGAMDHITADEMPDVAKASHEVVQEAMDAGVWVFGAGLERQRATIVATDGIVTDGPYPETKEVIGGFAVIEADTRAEAEVWAGKIAASCRCSQEVREILPDPMQDEMFRRAGRNW